One Amycolatopsis thermophila DNA segment encodes these proteins:
- a CDS encoding DUF1918 domain-containing protein — MHAAVGDRILVHGRTVGAAEQRGEIVEVRGDNGGPPFLVRFEDGHEGLIFPGSDCEVTPEHPANNP; from the coding sequence ATGCACGCAGCCGTCGGAGACCGGATCCTGGTCCACGGGCGCACCGTGGGAGCGGCGGAACAACGCGGGGAGATCGTCGAGGTCCGCGGGGACAACGGCGGGCCACCGTTCCTCGTCCGGTTCGAGGACGGGCACGAAGGCCTGATCTTCCCCGGCTCCGACTGCGAGGTCACCCCGGAGCACCCGGCGAACAACCCCTGA
- a CDS encoding MFS transporter, translated as MPIALLALAVGAFGIGTTEFVMMGVLPQTAATFGVDIPTAGHLISAYALGVVVGAPLLTAVAVRLPRKTMLLAMMALFTAGNLLFAVAPNQEFGVVFRFLAGLPHGAFFGAGAVVASSLVKPGDRAKAVSMMFLGLTLANVVGVPLGTLLGQQVGWRFTFAVVAMIGLVAVLAIAKLVPHQGRPESPSLRGELGAFRRPQVWLALAIVTFGLGGVFACLSYVTPMMTDVAGYQPSTVTLLLALAGVGMTIGNLLGGRLADKALMPSLYVALLALAAVLGVFTVTAHNKVGAAVTIFLVGIAGFMIGPMMQTRVMLKAGGTPSMVSAAVQSAFNVANSIGAYLGGLVIAGGLGLVSPNWVGAGLAVVGLTIALVSGSLDRREQARPPAMAEA; from the coding sequence GTGCCCATCGCGCTGCTCGCGCTCGCCGTCGGTGCCTTCGGTATCGGCACCACGGAATTCGTCATGATGGGTGTCCTTCCGCAGACGGCCGCGACGTTCGGGGTGGACATCCCGACCGCGGGCCACCTCATCTCCGCCTACGCGCTCGGCGTCGTCGTCGGCGCGCCGCTGCTGACCGCCGTCGCCGTGCGGCTGCCGCGCAAGACGATGCTGCTGGCGATGATGGCGCTGTTCACGGCCGGCAACCTGCTGTTCGCCGTCGCGCCGAACCAGGAGTTCGGTGTGGTCTTCCGGTTCCTCGCCGGGCTGCCGCACGGCGCGTTCTTCGGCGCCGGCGCGGTCGTCGCGTCGAGCCTGGTCAAGCCCGGTGACCGCGCCAAGGCCGTGTCGATGATGTTCCTCGGCCTGACCCTGGCCAACGTCGTGGGCGTGCCGCTGGGCACGCTGCTCGGCCAGCAGGTCGGCTGGCGGTTCACCTTCGCCGTCGTCGCGATGATCGGCCTGGTCGCCGTGCTCGCGATCGCCAAGCTCGTGCCGCACCAGGGCCGTCCCGAATCCCCGTCGCTGCGCGGTGAACTCGGCGCGTTCCGCCGCCCGCAGGTGTGGCTGGCGCTGGCGATCGTCACGTTCGGCCTGGGTGGCGTGTTCGCCTGCCTGTCCTACGTCACGCCGATGATGACCGACGTCGCCGGCTACCAGCCCAGCACCGTGACACTGCTGCTCGCGCTCGCCGGGGTCGGCATGACCATCGGCAACCTGCTGGGCGGGCGGCTGGCCGACAAGGCGCTGATGCCGAGCCTGTACGTGGCGCTGCTCGCGCTCGCCGCGGTGCTGGGGGTCTTCACCGTCACCGCGCACAACAAGGTCGGCGCCGCGGTCACGATCTTCCTGGTCGGCATCGCCGGGTTCATGATCGGCCCGATGATGCAGACCCGCGTCATGCTCAAGGCCGGTGGCACGCCGTCGATGGTGTCGGCCGCGGTGCAGTCCGCGTTCAACGTCGCCAACTCGATCGGCGCGTACCTGGGCGGCCTGGTGATCGCGGGCGGGCTCGGCCTGGTCTCGCCGAACTGGGTCGGCGCCGGGCTGGCCGTCGTCGGCCTGACGATCGCGCTGGTGTCCGGTTCGCTGGACCGCCGCGAGCAGGCCCGGCCCCCGGCGATGGCCGAGGCCTGA